One Deltaproteobacteria bacterium genomic region harbors:
- a CDS encoding bifunctional folylpolyglutamate synthase/dihydrofolate synthase → MTASAYEDTLAYLTGLEVSAGWDLKLERMRAALERRGHPEARFPAIHVAGTNGKGSAAAMLDAVLVASGYRTGLYTSPHLVDFTERIRAGGRTIPRARVVELVGELRADLEAARIPLTHFEFATLLACEWFARIGVDIGVIEVGLGGRLDATNLVRPMVTAITSIALDHEEYLGTDLGSIAAEKAGIAKPGVPLVIGRLPAEAEAVVAARADAVGAPIVRAGIDGVLADTADGLAFRGPHGVRWEGLRLALGGAFQRDNAAVALTALALAGAAFPCPPAAVRAGLAAVRWPGRLAVLGRSPLIVADGAHNPAGAAALARELPSIMGGRRVTLVFAVMADKAWPAMLETLGRHVARAIVTRVGRRGLDPERAAERLAGRLPVEAVAEPDVALRAALADAGPGDAILVTGSLFLVGAAYELIGGGQALFEAWQAPGAGATEPRP, encoded by the coding sequence ATGACCGCCTCCGCCTACGAGGACACGCTCGCCTACCTGACCGGCCTCGAGGTCTCGGCGGGCTGGGACCTGAAGCTCGAGCGGATGCGGGCAGCGCTCGAACGCCGGGGGCATCCCGAGGCGCGCTTTCCAGCGATTCACGTGGCCGGGACGAACGGCAAGGGGTCGGCGGCCGCGATGCTCGACGCGGTGCTGGTGGCGTCGGGCTACCGGACGGGCCTCTACACCTCGCCGCATCTCGTGGACTTCACGGAGCGCATCCGCGCCGGCGGCCGGACCATCCCCCGCGCGCGCGTCGTCGAGCTGGTCGGCGAGCTGCGCGCCGACCTCGAAGCGGCCCGCATCCCGCTCACGCACTTCGAGTTCGCCACGCTCCTCGCCTGCGAGTGGTTCGCGCGCATCGGCGTCGACATCGGCGTGATCGAGGTCGGACTCGGCGGCCGGCTGGACGCGACCAACCTGGTGAGGCCGATGGTCACCGCGATCACCTCGATCGCGCTCGACCACGAGGAGTACCTGGGGACCGACCTCGGTTCGATCGCCGCCGAGAAGGCGGGGATCGCCAAGCCGGGGGTGCCGCTCGTGATCGGGCGGCTGCCGGCCGAGGCGGAGGCGGTGGTGGCGGCGCGTGCGGACGCCGTCGGGGCGCCGATCGTGCGCGCGGGTATCGACGGCGTGCTCGCGGACACCGCGGACGGTCTGGCGTTCCGAGGACCGCATGGCGTGCGGTGGGAGGGGCTTCGTCTGGCCCTCGGCGGCGCCTTTCAGCGGGACAACGCGGCCGTGGCGCTGACCGCGCTTGCCCTCGCCGGCGCGGCCTTTCCGTGTCCGCCCGCCGCGGTCCGCGCGGGCCTCGCGGCGGTGCGCTGGCCGGGGCGGCTGGCGGTCCTCGGCCGCTCGCCGCTCATCGTGGCCGACGGGGCGCACAACCCGGCCGGCGCCGCGGCGCTCGCCCGTGAGCTCCCGTCGATCATGGGCGGCCGCCGCGTGACGCTCGTGTTCGCGGTGATGGCCGACAAGGCGTGGCCCGCGATGCTCGAGACGCTCGGTCGGCACGTCGCACGCGCGATCGTGACGCGCGTCGGCCGGCGCGGGCTCGACCCCGAGCGAGCGGCCGAGCGCCTCGCGGGCCGCCTGCCCGTCGAAGCGGTCGCGGAGCCGGACGTGGCGCTCCGGGCGGCGCTCGCCGACGCCGGCCCCGGCGACGCGATCCTCGTCACCGGCTCGCTCTTTCTCGTCGGCGCTGCCTACGAGCTCATCGGCGGCGGCCAGGCGCTCTTCGAGGCCTGGCAAGCTCCCGGGGCCGGTGCTACAGAACCGCGCCCATGA
- a CDS encoding LPS-assembly protein LptD: MRAGRAARWAGGLALGSALFAGAAEPPPAEVRVLSGSGPQAPTTVTVRAEPETRIEDRTPGAKPAVGPRGPASAGETFTGELTIFLGDYRVPRPAAIDVDDPVVSTVRLFPEADGTTVSIFVRQPVTYSVSRPSGIGDITIELRGRTRALGIAGVATRGRPHVVRPKGKGKARPSEVAVDAQSLTYERETNTLVARGGVTLTRGDTTLTADEVRYDRTNAVAEARGHVVITDPEATVEGDFAHLNLDDESGWVEAGTAELKPSNYRLTGARIDKRGGPLYAASNGVFTTCRCGGLEKPSWSIAGATSDITLEGTGVVRHATFRVKDIPVLYFPYFLFPAKTDRQSGFLFPRLANSNRRGFQYEQPFFWAINKSTDATVAVDLETAARVGVIGEYRYLLSRTARGNFTAAYYNEQIRGRPAGTVAPNGQTPDIPENRFAFSGQHRQPFYGGSQLYLRLFAISDDAFLKEINTFAFSTRRDLALRSTRFTTSRAGIVKSWDNGLAWVETAYYQDLIDPQPLALQKLPRLEAEHAVPLLGDLLVGRLDGQAIDYQRERGYGGLRGDLGPELFLPFHLGRALNGSLTGRLRETAYHLTDTEQVAFVVPSSGVGSHFRAAPELPRLDADRSRELAEVSGRTGTEFARVFDFRHFGLEKLKHTVEPELRYLFVPDVSRPIFDERILPRCHSPLSPGERPGVNCGAGPGIINLPSCADVARPRPGDNCGPATLFSEGFLFDDRDAINRRNFLSYGITTRLLARAPTPAEAAAREVPAEAGRAPAGGAREPVEAETLAQGLPAAAVPDFVGPPAPPSPTAPAEAPAAPPRELVRASVLHGYDISRPIAGTSHASDTDLGLRLTPVDYLGLSYNATVNLERSAVRGQSIGLFLREPWWTAPTLVRNYQTATTVGISYRVVEGSANRDVNVTGPEAALLSTTGLQEVDGSVYLRLGNYVGFTFLSRYDLLSTPQAGGKSLGPHFLERDYALRLISRCNCWLLEAGVQDKTNPDERLFRVQFTLVGLGSFGRPPLRRNYVGFAPLADIGFRRPGAVSGGQY; the protein is encoded by the coding sequence ATGAGGGCCGGGCGGGCGGCTCGGTGGGCGGGTGGCCTCGCCCTCGGGAGCGCGCTGTTTGCCGGCGCGGCCGAGCCGCCGCCCGCGGAGGTCCGGGTGCTGTCGGGCTCGGGGCCGCAGGCGCCGACGACGGTGACCGTACGTGCCGAGCCCGAGACGCGCATCGAGGACCGGACGCCGGGGGCGAAGCCGGCCGTCGGCCCGCGCGGCCCGGCCAGCGCGGGCGAGACCTTCACCGGCGAGCTGACCATCTTCCTCGGCGACTACCGCGTGCCGCGCCCGGCGGCGATCGATGTCGACGACCCCGTGGTGAGCACCGTCCGGCTCTTCCCCGAGGCCGACGGCACGACCGTGTCGATCTTCGTCCGCCAGCCCGTCACCTACAGCGTGTCGCGCCCTTCGGGCATCGGCGACATCACCATCGAGCTCAGAGGCCGCACCCGGGCGCTCGGTATCGCCGGCGTGGCGACGCGCGGCCGGCCGCACGTCGTGCGGCCGAAGGGGAAGGGCAAGGCCCGTCCAAGCGAGGTGGCGGTCGACGCCCAGTCGCTCACCTACGAGCGCGAGACGAATACGCTCGTCGCGCGGGGCGGGGTGACGCTGACGCGGGGCGATACGACGCTCACCGCGGACGAGGTGCGCTACGACCGGACGAACGCCGTCGCGGAGGCACGCGGCCACGTCGTCATCACCGACCCCGAGGCGACCGTCGAGGGGGACTTCGCGCACCTCAACCTGGACGACGAGTCGGGCTGGGTCGAGGCGGGCACGGCGGAGCTGAAACCGAGCAACTACAGGCTCACGGGGGCACGGATCGACAAGCGGGGCGGGCCGCTCTACGCCGCCTCGAACGGTGTCTTCACCACCTGCCGATGCGGTGGCCTCGAGAAGCCGTCGTGGAGCATCGCGGGCGCCACCAGCGACATCACGCTCGAGGGCACCGGCGTGGTGCGGCACGCCACGTTTCGCGTGAAGGACATCCCCGTGCTCTACTTTCCCTACTTCCTCTTCCCGGCCAAAACCGACCGGCAGTCGGGCTTCCTGTTTCCCCGCCTCGCCAACTCCAACCGCCGGGGCTTCCAGTACGAGCAGCCGTTCTTCTGGGCGATCAACAAGAGCACGGATGCGACCGTGGCGGTGGACCTCGAGACGGCGGCCCGCGTCGGCGTGATCGGCGAGTATCGCTACCTCCTCTCGCGCACGGCGCGGGGCAACTTCACGGCGGCGTACTACAACGAGCAGATCCGCGGCCGGCCCGCGGGCACGGTGGCGCCGAACGGCCAAACACCCGACATCCCCGAGAACCGCTTCGCCTTCTCGGGCCAGCACCGCCAGCCCTTCTACGGCGGCAGCCAGCTCTACCTCCGCCTCTTCGCGATCAGCGACGACGCTTTCCTGAAGGAGATCAACACGTTCGCCTTCTCGACGCGGCGGGACCTGGCGCTGCGCAGCACGCGCTTCACGACCTCGCGCGCGGGCATCGTCAAGAGCTGGGACAACGGCCTCGCGTGGGTCGAGACCGCCTACTACCAGGACCTCATCGACCCGCAGCCCCTCGCCCTCCAGAAGCTCCCCCGCCTCGAGGCCGAGCACGCCGTCCCGCTCCTCGGTGACCTGCTGGTGGGCCGTCTCGACGGCCAGGCGATCGACTACCAGCGCGAGCGAGGGTACGGAGGCCTGCGGGGTGACCTCGGCCCCGAGCTGTTTCTACCCTTCCACCTCGGCCGCGCGCTGAACGGCTCGCTCACCGGCCGGCTGCGCGAGACCGCCTACCACCTCACCGACACCGAGCAGGTGGCTTTCGTCGTCCCCAGCTCCGGCGTCGGCTCTCACTTCCGCGCCGCCCCCGAGCTGCCGCGTCTGGACGCCGACCGCAGCCGCGAGCTCGCCGAGGTGAGTGGGCGGACGGGGACGGAGTTCGCCCGCGTCTTCGACTTCCGCCACTTCGGGCTCGAGAAGCTGAAGCACACGGTCGAGCCGGAGCTGCGGTACCTGTTCGTTCCCGACGTCAGCCGCCCGATCTTCGACGAGCGGATCCTGCCGCGATGCCACTCGCCGCTCAGCCCGGGCGAGCGGCCGGGCGTCAACTGCGGCGCGGGACCCGGCATCATCAACCTGCCCTCGTGCGCCGACGTGGCGCGGCCGCGGCCGGGTGACAACTGCGGGCCGGCGACGCTCTTCAGCGAAGGGTTCCTCTTCGACGACCGCGATGCCATCAATCGGCGGAACTTCTTGTCCTACGGCATCACCACCCGGCTGCTGGCGCGGGCGCCCACGCCCGCCGAGGCTGCCGCGCGCGAGGTGCCGGCGGAGGCGGGGCGAGCGCCCGCGGGCGGGGCGCGCGAGCCGGTGGAGGCCGAGACGCTGGCGCAGGGCCTCCCCGCCGCCGCGGTCCCGGACTTCGTCGGCCCGCCCGCGCCGCCGTCGCCGACCGCGCCCGCGGAGGCGCCGGCCGCGCCGCCGCGCGAGCTCGTGCGGGCGAGCGTCCTCCACGGCTACGACATCTCGCGTCCGATCGCGGGCACGAGCCACGCGAGCGACACCGACCTGGGGCTCCGGCTGACACCGGTCGACTACCTGGGGCTCTCGTACAACGCGACGGTCAACCTCGAGCGCTCGGCCGTCCGCGGGCAGTCGATCGGCCTCTTTCTCCGCGAGCCCTGGTGGACGGCGCCGACGCTGGTGCGCAACTACCAGACCGCCACGACGGTCGGCATCTCCTACCGCGTCGTGGAGGGCAGCGCGAACCGGGATGTCAACGTGACGGGCCCCGAGGCGGCGCTGCTCTCCACCACGGGCTTGCAGGAGGTGGACGGTTCCGTGTACCTCCGCCTCGGGAACTACGTGGGTTTCACCTTCCTATCCCGCTATGATCTGCTGAGCACCCCGCAGGCGGGCGGCAAATCTCTCGGCCCCCACTTCCTCGAACGGGACTACGCGCTCCGCCTGATCTCGCGCTGCAACTGCTGGCTGCTGGAGGCCGGTGTGCAGGACAAGACCAACCCCGACGAGCGCCTCTTCCGCGTGCAGTTCACGCTGGTCGGGCTCGGCTCGTTCGGACGGCCGCCGCTCCGGCGGAACTACGTCGGCTTCGCGCCGCTCGCCGACATCGGCTTCCGGCGGCCCGGCGCCGTAAGCGGCGGCCAGTACTAG
- a CDS encoding spore coat protein, producing MKGVVLAGGLGTRLLPLTRITNKHLLPVLDRPMIYYPLQTLINAAITDIMIVTGGPHAGDFLRLLGNGAEFGLAHLNYTYQDGEGGIAAALALAEHFADGGKVCVILGDNLIEGSIASAVARFRRQPSGARIVLKEVDDAERFGVAEVRDGRIVSIEEKPRRPKSRYAVTGIYMYDGRVFDIIRTLEPSGRGELEITDVNNWYLARGELACEVLEGWWTDAGTMESLHRAGNLVARTGANRTDGPATRLPMPAATAERTPRRRARGR from the coding sequence ATGAAGGGCGTCGTGCTCGCGGGCGGGCTCGGGACGCGGCTCCTGCCGCTCACGCGGATCACCAACAAGCACCTCCTGCCGGTCCTCGACCGGCCGATGATCTACTATCCGCTGCAGACGCTCATCAACGCCGCCATCACCGACATCATGATCGTCACCGGCGGGCCGCACGCCGGCGATTTCCTCCGGCTCCTCGGCAACGGGGCCGAGTTCGGCCTCGCCCACCTCAACTACACCTACCAGGACGGCGAGGGCGGGATCGCCGCGGCGCTGGCGCTGGCCGAGCACTTCGCCGATGGCGGCAAGGTCTGCGTGATCCTCGGCGACAACCTGATCGAGGGCTCGATCGCTTCCGCGGTCGCACGCTTCCGCCGCCAGCCGAGCGGGGCCCGCATCGTCCTGAAGGAGGTCGACGACGCGGAGCGGTTCGGCGTCGCCGAGGTGCGGGACGGCCGCATCGTGTCGATCGAGGAGAAGCCGCGCCGCCCGAAGAGCCGCTATGCCGTGACCGGCATCTACATGTACGATGGCCGCGTGTTCGACATCATCCGCACGCTCGAGCCGTCCGGGCGGGGGGAGCTGGAGATCACCGACGTGAACAACTGGTACCTCGCGCGCGGCGAGCTCGCGTGCGAGGTGCTCGAGGGCTGGTGGACCGACGCCGGCACCATGGAATCGCTGCATCGCGCCGGCAACCTCGTGGCCCGGACGGGGGCCAACCGGACGGACGGCCCGGCCACTCGCCTGCCCATGCCGGCCGCGACGGCCGAGCGGACGCCGCGCCGTCGGGCGAGGGGCCGGTAG
- the rfbB gene encoding dTDP-glucose 4,6-dehydratase codes for MRLLVTGAAGFIGTNLVRHALAHTVERLVAVDLLTYAGNYANLSDLESNPCFRFVRADIADRQAMAAVVDEEGIDTLVNCAAETHVDRSIADHWPFVTTNVEGTLVLLEAVRGRAGFRRFLQVSTDEVYGSIAAGRATEDWPTRPSSPYAASKAAADAFVQAYATTYGLPAVITRSSNNYGPYQFPEKLIPLFVTNALDGQPLPLYGDGMNVRDWIHVEDHCAALWHVLGLPGARGEVFNVSADHEVPNRSVTDLILHLLERPATLVRYVADRPGHDRRYALDAARLRQSGWQPRRGFEEGLAATVAWYREHRSWWEAIKSGAYREYYADMYGGRLRDSSAVPRP; via the coding sequence ATGCGCCTCCTGGTCACGGGCGCCGCGGGCTTCATCGGCACGAACCTCGTCCGCCACGCGCTCGCCCACACCGTCGAGCGGCTCGTCGCCGTCGATCTCCTCACCTACGCGGGAAACTACGCGAACCTGAGCGATCTGGAGAGCAATCCCTGCTTCCGCTTTGTCCGCGCGGACATCGCCGATCGCCAGGCCATGGCCGCAGTCGTCGACGAGGAGGGAATCGACACGCTGGTCAACTGCGCCGCCGAAACGCACGTCGACCGGAGCATCGCCGATCACTGGCCGTTCGTGACGACCAACGTGGAGGGGACCCTCGTGCTCCTCGAGGCGGTGCGCGGCCGGGCGGGCTTCCGCCGGTTCCTGCAGGTCTCGACCGACGAGGTGTACGGCTCGATCGCCGCCGGCCGCGCGACCGAGGACTGGCCGACGCGCCCGTCGAGCCCCTACGCCGCCAGCAAGGCGGCCGCCGACGCCTTCGTGCAGGCCTACGCGACGACCTACGGGCTGCCCGCGGTCATCACCCGCTCGTCGAACAACTACGGGCCGTACCAGTTTCCCGAGAAGCTGATCCCGCTGTTCGTGACCAACGCCCTCGACGGCCAGCCGCTCCCGCTCTACGGGGACGGCATGAACGTGCGCGACTGGATCCACGTCGAGGATCACTGTGCGGCGCTCTGGCACGTGCTCGGGCTGCCCGGGGCAAGGGGGGAGGTGTTCAACGTGAGCGCCGACCACGAGGTCCCGAACCGCAGCGTGACGGACCTGATCCTCCACCTGCTCGAGCGGCCCGCGACCCTCGTGCGCTACGTCGCCGACCGCCCGGGCCACGACCGCCGCTACGCGCTCGACGCGGCCCGGCTGCGGCAGTCGGGCTGGCAGCCGCGGCGCGGCTTCGAGGAGGGCCTCGCGGCCACGGTCGCGTGGTACCGCGAGCACCGGTCGTGGTGGGAGGCGATCAAGAGCGGCGCCTACCGGGAGTACTACGCGGACATGTACGGGGGCCGGCTGCGCGACAGCAGCGCGGTGCCACGGCCGTGA
- a CDS encoding cupin domain-containing protein, whose product MEHVPKPWGHETVWARTDRYAGKILHVRKGESLSYQYHRVKDETIRILAGLVDLEVAVPDGERRTVRLGPGDGWHLPPGTRHRLTALDDTDILEVSTPELDDVVRLEDRYGRS is encoded by the coding sequence GTGGAGCACGTCCCGAAGCCCTGGGGTCACGAGACCGTCTGGGCGCGGACCGACCGCTACGCCGGCAAGATCCTCCACGTCCGCAAGGGCGAGTCGCTCAGCTATCAGTACCACCGCGTGAAGGACGAGACGATCCGCATCCTCGCCGGCCTGGTCGACCTCGAGGTGGCGGTGCCGGACGGGGAGCGCCGGACGGTCCGGCTCGGGCCGGGCGACGGCTGGCACCTCCCGCCCGGGACCCGCCACCGCCTGACCGCCCTCGACGACACCGACATCCTCGAGGTCTCGACGCCCGAGCTGGACGACGTCGTCAGGCTCGAGGACCGCTACGGGCGGAGCTGA
- a CDS encoding GDP-mannose 4,6-dehydratase codes for MPTAVITGITGQDGSYLAELLLGKGYRVVGMVRRASTENFERIAHIRTRLELRQADLLDELSLIDLLRDVRPDEIYNLAAQSFVPTSWAQPVLTAEFDAVGVTRLLEAMRLVAPQARVYQASSSEMFGRAREVPQRETTPFYPRSPYGVAKVYAHYITVNYRESYGLFACSGILFNHTSPRRGREFVTRKISDGVARIKLGLAGDLPLGNLTARRDFGFAGDYVDAMWRMLQRPEGEDYVVATGEAHSIQEVVEIAFGAAGLDWRRYVRQDPALLRPAEVDHLVGDASKARRILGWEPRVAFPVLVEMMVRADLDRLGGKVGGG; via the coding sequence ATGCCGACCGCCGTCATCACCGGGATCACGGGCCAGGACGGGTCGTATCTCGCCGAGCTGCTGCTCGGGAAGGGCTATCGTGTCGTCGGCATGGTGCGGCGCGCGAGCACCGAGAACTTCGAGCGCATCGCCCACATCCGCACCCGTCTCGAGCTGCGCCAGGCAGATCTGCTCGACGAGCTCTCGCTCATCGACCTCCTGCGCGACGTGCGGCCGGACGAGATCTACAATCTCGCCGCCCAGTCCTTCGTGCCGACGTCGTGGGCGCAGCCCGTGCTCACCGCCGAGTTCGACGCCGTCGGGGTGACGCGGCTGCTGGAGGCCATGCGGCTGGTCGCCCCCCAGGCACGCGTCTACCAGGCGAGCTCGAGCGAGATGTTCGGCCGCGCGCGCGAGGTCCCGCAGCGGGAGACGACCCCCTTCTACCCGCGCAGCCCCTACGGCGTCGCCAAGGTCTACGCGCACTACATCACGGTGAACTACCGGGAGAGCTATGGCCTCTTTGCCTGCTCGGGCATCCTCTTCAACCATACGAGCCCCCGGCGCGGGCGGGAGTTCGTCACCCGCAAGATCTCGGACGGCGTGGCCCGCATCAAGCTCGGGCTCGCCGGGGACCTGCCGCTCGGCAACCTGACGGCGCGCCGCGACTTCGGCTTCGCGGGCGACTACGTCGACGCGATGTGGCGGATGCTGCAGCGGCCCGAGGGCGAGGACTACGTGGTCGCTACCGGGGAAGCGCACAGCATCCAGGAGGTGGTCGAGATCGCCTTCGGCGCGGCCGGGCTCGATTGGCGCCGTTACGTGCGGCAGGACCCGGCGCTCCTGCGCCCCGCCGAGGTCGACCACCTGGTGGGCGACGCCTCCAAAGCACGCCGCATCCTCGGCTGGGAGCCGCGCGTCGCCTTCCCGGTGCTCGTCGAGATGATGGTGCGCGCCGATCTCGACCGTCTCGGCGGCAAGGTCGGCGGAGGCTGA
- a CDS encoding NAD-dependent epimerase/dehydratase family protein, translating to MNVLVTGIGGFAGPPVAHALLAKGHAVEGVLRAPLERPRLAGLPLTLHALDLLDRERLRAVLAERRPDAVLHLAGLSFAPAAERDPEAAYRANLGGTLAVLAAVRSAAPRARVLAVTSAEVYGAVAAAELPITEDIPLRPLTVYGASKAAADLAAAQCGRAYGLDVVRARPFNQTGAGQDAAFVCAALARQIARIEAGRQEPVVCAGNLDPVRDFSDVRDVAAGYVALLERGRGGEVYNLCSGTGCSIAEVVAILRSHARVAVRVTSDPALRRALDVPRLVGSHARATRDTGWEPHFAWSDTLAAVLEDWRARVAAGG from the coding sequence ATGAACGTCCTGGTGACGGGCATCGGCGGCTTCGCCGGACCGCCGGTCGCGCACGCGCTCCTGGCGAAGGGGCATGCGGTGGAGGGCGTGCTGCGCGCGCCGCTCGAGCGGCCGCGGCTCGCGGGGCTCCCGCTCACGCTGCACGCGCTCGACCTGCTCGACCGCGAGCGCCTGCGTGCAGTGCTCGCCGAGCGCCGGCCCGACGCCGTGCTCCATCTCGCTGGCCTCTCGTTCGCGCCCGCCGCGGAGCGCGACCCCGAGGCGGCGTACCGCGCGAACCTCGGCGGCACGCTCGCCGTCCTCGCTGCCGTGCGCTCGGCCGCGCCGCGGGCCCGCGTGCTCGCGGTCACCTCCGCCGAGGTCTACGGCGCGGTCGCCGCCGCCGAGCTGCCGATCACCGAGGACATCCCACTCCGTCCGCTCACCGTCTACGGCGCGAGCAAAGCGGCGGCGGATCTGGCGGCCGCGCAGTGCGGCCGCGCGTACGGCCTCGACGTCGTCCGCGCCCGGCCGTTCAATCAGACGGGAGCCGGGCAGGACGCCGCCTTCGTGTGCGCGGCGCTCGCCCGGCAGATCGCGCGCATCGAGGCGGGCCGCCAGGAACCCGTCGTGTGCGCCGGCAACCTCGATCCCGTGCGCGACTTCAGCGACGTGCGCGACGTGGCGGCAGGCTACGTGGCGCTCCTCGAGCGGGGCCGCGGCGGCGAGGTGTACAACCTCTGCTCGGGCACGGGTTGCTCGATCGCGGAGGTGGTTGCCATCCTGCGCTCGCACGCCCGGGTGGCGGTGCGGGTCACGAGCGACCCGGCGCTCCGGCGCGCGCTCGACGTCCCGCGCCTGGTCGGGAGCCATGCCCGGGCCACGCGTGACACGGGCTGGGAGCCACACTTCGCATGGTCCGACACGCTCGCCGCCGTCCTCGAGGACTGGCGCGCGCGCGTGGCGGCCGGGGGGTAG
- the gspE gene encoding type II secretion system protein GspE: protein MEFQHRTLEQLLLEQGRIGPDDLRKVKRLQQERGERLERLLLDLGFISEEDLLPLLATYLGVETVPRREFPAAPVPLGNLNVKFLKHAKVMPLAQTNGTLRVAMADPADYYTIQALQVATGLAIEPRLARERDILEGLDAAYGNGGGGDASASVSADADVEYLSDDEEDVNHLRDLASEAPVIRLVNLLINRAVEQRSSDIHIEPFENELKVRYRIDGVLHDVETPARRLQAAIVSRIKIMAKLNIAERRLPQDGRIKLRLMGKEVDLRVSTLPTLYGESVVLRILDRSSIVVNLDSLGFPEDTLNQFNRLITKPYGMILVTGPTGSGKTTTLYGALDKINSPDKKIITIEDPVEYQLFGVNQIHVKPQIGLTFANGLRSIVRQDPDVIMVGEIRDFETAEIAIQAALTGHLVFSTLHTNDAAGAVSRLLEMGVEDYLLASSLLGVLAQRLVRRVCMKCRRPAEMAVEAMRELANGDAAVRVYEGAGCEDCAHTGYRGRSGIFEFLLVNDAVRQLILKRSSADVIKETAVGLGMRTLRDDGWAKVRGGSTTVAEVVRVTQEEV from the coding sequence ATGGAATTCCAGCACCGCACGCTCGAGCAGCTGCTGCTCGAGCAGGGACGCATCGGCCCGGACGACCTGCGCAAGGTCAAGCGTCTTCAGCAAGAGCGTGGCGAGCGTCTCGAGCGGCTGCTCCTCGACCTCGGCTTCATCTCCGAGGAGGACCTGCTGCCCCTCCTGGCGACGTACCTCGGGGTGGAGACCGTCCCGCGCCGCGAGTTTCCCGCCGCTCCGGTGCCCCTCGGCAACCTGAACGTCAAGTTCCTGAAGCACGCCAAGGTGATGCCGCTCGCGCAGACGAACGGCACCTTGCGCGTCGCCATGGCAGACCCGGCAGACTACTACACCATCCAGGCGCTCCAGGTGGCCACCGGGCTCGCCATCGAGCCGCGCCTCGCGCGCGAGCGCGACATCCTGGAAGGGCTCGATGCGGCCTACGGGAACGGCGGCGGAGGCGATGCCAGCGCGTCCGTCTCGGCCGACGCCGACGTCGAGTACCTCTCGGACGACGAGGAGGACGTCAACCACCTGCGCGACCTGGCGAGCGAGGCGCCGGTCATCCGCCTCGTGAACCTGCTCATCAACCGCGCCGTCGAGCAGCGCTCCTCGGACATCCACATCGAGCCCTTCGAGAACGAGCTGAAGGTCCGCTACCGCATCGACGGCGTGCTGCACGACGTCGAGACGCCGGCGCGGCGGCTGCAGGCCGCCATCGTCTCGCGCATCAAGATCATGGCGAAGCTCAACATCGCCGAGCGACGGCTGCCGCAGGACGGGCGCATCAAGCTCAGGCTCATGGGCAAGGAGGTCGACCTCCGCGTCTCCACCCTGCCGACGCTCTACGGCGAGAGCGTCGTGCTCCGCATCCTCGACCGCTCGAGCATCGTCGTGAACCTCGACTCGCTCGGCTTCCCCGAAGACACGCTCAACCAGTTCAACCGCCTGATCACCAAGCCCTACGGGATGATCCTGGTCACGGGACCCACGGGCAGCGGCAAGACCACGACGCTCTACGGCGCGCTCGACAAGATCAACTCGCCCGACAAGAAGATCATCACGATCGAGGATCCGGTCGAGTACCAGCTCTTCGGCGTGAACCAGATCCACGTGAAGCCGCAGATCGGCCTCACCTTCGCCAACGGGCTGCGCTCGATCGTCCGGCAGGACCCCGACGTGATCATGGTGGGCGAGATCCGCGACTTCGAGACGGCCGAGATCGCCATCCAGGCGGCGCTGACCGGCCACCTCGTGTTCTCGACCCTGCACACCAACGATGCCGCCGGCGCCGTGTCGCGGCTCCTCGAGATGGGCGTCGAGGACTACCTGCTCGCCTCCTCGCTCCTCGGAGTGCTCGCGCAGCGATTGGTCCGCCGGGTGTGCATGAAGTGTCGCCGCCCGGCCGAGATGGCGGTCGAGGCGATGCGCGAGCTCGCGAACGGCGACGCGGCGGTGCGCGTCTACGAGGGCGCGGGCTGCGAGGACTGCGCGCACACGGGCTACCGCGGCCGTTCGGGCATCTTCGAGTTCCTCCTGGTGAACGACGCCGTGCGGCAGCTCATCCTGAAGCGCTCGTCGGCCGACGTCATCAAGGAGACCGCGGTCGGCCTCGGCATGCGCACGCTGCGCGACGACGGCTGGGCCAAGGTGCGTGGCGGGAGCACGACGGTGGCCGAGGTGGTGCGGGTGACCCAGGAGGAGGTCTAG